The following proteins come from a genomic window of Deltaproteobacteria bacterium:
- a CDS encoding TrkA family potassium uptake protein has translation MKRFVIVGLGTFGRVTALQLANLGQDVLAIDQVEELVDSVGPHVARALVGDATHKGVLQELGAPHADAAVVSTGDNLGASMLALLALRDLGVKDIFVKVQSEEQARIVDALGAAEAVFPEKEAALGLASRLVSGRLLRYQQLGPEFSLQEMAVPDSWSGKTLRELKLPQTYQVQIVAVHDLLRDALVLPDPDRPLTPSDTLLVAGAPRRLEAIAETK, from the coding sequence ATGAAACGGTTCGTCATCGTCGGACTCGGCACGTTCGGCCGCGTCACCGCCCTGCAGCTGGCCAATCTCGGCCAGGACGTGCTCGCGATCGACCAAGTCGAGGAGCTGGTCGACAGCGTCGGCCCACACGTCGCGCGCGCTCTCGTCGGCGACGCGACCCACAAAGGGGTACTGCAGGAACTCGGCGCCCCCCATGCCGACGCGGCCGTCGTGTCGACCGGCGACAACCTCGGCGCATCGATGCTCGCGCTGCTCGCGCTGCGCGACCTCGGCGTCAAGGACATCTTCGTCAAGGTACAGTCGGAGGAGCAGGCGCGCATCGTCGACGCGCTCGGCGCCGCCGAGGCGGTATTCCCAGAAAAGGAAGCCGCGCTCGGGTTGGCGTCGCGGCTGGTGAGCGGCCGATTGTTGCGATACCAACAGCTCGGCCCGGAATTTTCGCTGCAGGAAATGGCGGTTCCAGACAGCTGGAGCGGCAAGACCTTGCGCGAACTCAAGCTGCCGCAGACCTACCAGGTCCAGATCGTGGCCGTGCACGACCTGCTGAGAGACGCGCTGGTCCTGCCCGATCCGGACCGACCGCTCACGCCCTCGGACACGCTGCTCGTCGCCGGGGCGCCGCGCCGACTCGAGGCGATCGCGGAGACGAAGTGA